The genomic segment TCTTGTCAAATTATTACCACTAAGTTTCTGGAAACGATTGTATCTTTATAAAATTATTAAAATCGCAAGTTATGTTTTTCATCCTTTGTTCACTCGTTTTATATTTTTTCTATAAAAATTCTTTAATAACTTAACAGGTTTTTTGAATCTATTATTAATTATCATTGAAGCAATAATATATGGTTTGTAACCGGCTTCAATATACGTATCAATACGATATTTTTCAAATACTTTTTCAGCTACTTCGCCTTTTTCACACGAAACACCTGAAATATCAGCAGGAAGACAATGCATATATAATGCTTCTCCGTTTTTTGTGAGATTCATTTTTTTTGTATTACATTCCCAGTCAATAAATCGTGCATTTTCTTCTAAGCATTGTTTTTCAAGTTCATCTAAACCTCTTATATCATTTTTATTAAGTAATTCGGTTCGTTTCTCCATTACTTTGTATGGTGCCCAACTCTTAGGATAAACAATATCAGCATCTTTAAATGCTTCATTCATATCATGAACGATTTTAAATTTACCTCCTGATTGATTTGCATTTTTTTCTGCTATGTCAATTACTTCAGGAATTAGTTCATATGATTTTGGATATGCAAGTTCTACATTCATTCCAAATCTGGTTAATAATCCGATTATTCCTTGTGGTACAGACAGAGGTTTACCATAGCTTGGAGAATATGCCCATGTCATAGCTATTTTTTTGCCTTTCAGATTTTCAAGTGAACCAAAATAGTTTTTCAAATGTAGAAGGTCAGCCATACTTTGTGTTGGATGGTCAATATCACACTGAAGATTAATAATTCCGGGACGTT from the Bacteroidales bacterium genome contains:
- the ygeW gene encoding knotted carbamoyltransferase YgeW, with product METNFKELLDKIKKLDTNLFQKDFLLTWEKSSSELQQILYVAEAIKLLRENNFSTKCFDSGLAISIFRDKSTRTRFSFASAANLLGLEVQDLDESKSQIAHGETVRETVNMISFLTDIIGIRDDMFLGAGNTYMREVGKALDNGFKEKVLPQRPGIINLQCDIDHPTQSMADLLHLKNYFGSLENLKGKKIAMTWAYSPSYGKPLSVPQGIIGLLTRFGMNVELAYPKSYELIPEVIDIAEKNANQSGGKFKIVHDMNEAFKDADIVYPKSWAPYKVMEKRTELLNKNDIRGLDELEKQCLEENARFIDWECNTKKMNLTKNGEALYMHCLPADISGVSCEKGEVAEKVFEKYRIDTYIEAGYKPYIIASMIINNRFKKPVKLLKNFYRKNIKRVNKG